The window TGGTGGAATATTGAGTGAGGATCCTAAATAAGCTAAAGCATCTGCGTCTATATTTTCCTGTCTTGGTACTTGTTCTATACTAAAAGAATCAAAGTGTTTAGCTAAAGTTTTTACTATTTCTAAGTAAGCTATTAACTTCTCACCTCTAACTGTATAAGATCCATTAAAATTATTTGCTAACAATAAAGAGTCTACATAAACTTGCAAGCATTTAATACCCATATTTTTAGCTAATTCTAATCCTGCTATTAAAGCTTCGTATTCCGTTTCATTATTAGTGGCAGTAAATTCACAACTAATAGATTGAGGTAACATATCCCCCTGTGGCGATTTTAGTATGATTCCTAAACCTATTCCTCTTACATTTGCTGCACCATCAGTATGCAATAtccatttttcacatttttcagTTAACAATTTAACTTCTAAATCAGCTTCTGGTTGTAAATCATTAGTAAAATCAGCCACAAAGTCAGCTAAAGCTTGAGATTTAATAGTAGTTCTAGGTTCATAAGTTATATTAAATGCACTTAACTTTACAGACCATTTAGCCAATCTTCCTGATAATTCTGGTTTCCTAAGCACACTTTTTATAGgataattagtttttatatgtataggATGTGTTTCAAAATAATGCCTAAGTTTAGTTGAGGCCATTATCAAAGCTAATATTAATTTTTCTAGATGTGAATACCTAGTTTCAACATTTAGTGAACTCTTACTAACATAATAAACAGGATGTTGTTTACCTTCGTGCTCTTTTACAAGCACAGCGCTTACTGCTTCTGATGATATTGATAGGtatagaaaaagtatttcacCTTTTTCCGACTTCATCAATAAAGGTGGAGTTGATAGATAGACCTTTAATGCTTGGAATGCTTCTTCTTGTTTTCTCCCCATTCAAACTTTCTATTTTTCTTCAGCATATCATAGAATTCCTTGCATCTATCCGATGACCTTGATATGAATCTGTTTAGCGTTGCTAATCTGCCAGTCAATCTTTGAATATCTTTTACATTCCTGGGTGATTTCAGCTCCAAAATTGCCTTTATCTGCTCTGGACTTGCTTCAATTCCTCTTTTGGTTACTAAATAACCTAGGAATTTTCCTGCACCTACTCCAAAGTTGCATTTTGCCGGGTTGAGTTTCATATTGAAGCGATCCAATATATCGAAAGCAACTTCAAGATCCTTTAAATGATCTTCCGCCTTCTTCGATTTTACCACCATATCGTCGATGTAAACCTCCATCGTATCCCCCAGTTGGTCTTTAAACATCATGTTTACTAACCTCTGATATGTTCCACCTGCATTTTTTAATCCAAAAGGCATAgcaatataacaatatataccTGCTGGAGTCATAAATGTTGTTGCTTCTTGATCCTCAGACTCCATATGAAGTTGTTGAAATCCTGAAGATGCGTCCATGAATGTCAACATTTCATGTCCAGTCGTAGCATCTACCATCGCATCTATGAGGGGTAATGGGAAAGGATCCTTGGGGCAGGCTTTGTTAAGATCCGTGAAGTCCACACAGACTTTCCATTTCCCATTCTTCTTCTGTACCACCACGACATTTGCAAGCCATTCTGGAAACTTCACTTCTCTTATCATCTTTGCATTCAGTAACCTTTCAACGTCCTCTTGAATAATTGCGTTTCTTTCCAGAgcaaattttcttcttttttgttgaaTAGGCCTGAAATTTTTGTCAATACTTAATTTATGAGTAATAATGTCTTTAGAGATACCTGTCATATCTTCCTGTTTCCAAGAAAATGTAGATTTTCTTTTGCCTAGAAAATCAATGAGATCCTTTTCAAGATCTCCTAGTATCTTCTTTCCTATGAACAGGTTAATATCAGGATCTTCATTTGATATCTGGATCTCCTTTACGTCTTGATCTTCAGATTCCCTGATATCAAGAATGTTCTTCCTTGATTTCTATGCTTCAGTAGATTTGCTTGTAGATTTCATGGAGGCCATATAACATTCCTTAGCATCCTGCTGATCTCTCTTTATCTTCACCACCCCCCAAGGAGTCAGGATCTTCACACATTGATGATAAGTTGAAGGTACAGCTCTCATTTCATGTATCCATGGCCTACCTAGAATAATATTGCAACCAGGTAAAGAGTcaataacacaaaatttttgcATTGAATTTACCCCTTCGACATAGACTGGCAATTTTATTTCGCCATAAGTATTCTTCGTTTCTCCACTGAAACCGACGAGAACTGTGGATTTCCCGCCAATTTCTTCTTCAGAGATTCCCATCCTTTTCAAGGTTTCCAATCTAATGATATTGACTGAACTGTCATTATCAATCAAGATCATGCGCACAAAATGGTTAGCTACATATAAGGTTACTACCAAACCATCATGATGAGGATCTTGAATGTTGTCCATATCATCCTCTTCAAAAGTCACTTTATCCATTCGTAGCACATCGGATTTTTGTAATGGCCTTTCCCCTTTTTCTGATTTGGCTTCTTTTGCATTCCTTTTTGCGGCTGAATAGGATGTACCGCATACTTCCGATCCACCTGAAATATAATTGATAATTCTAGCATTAGTTGGAGGTGATTTGGGCCTCGATGGTTGTTGTTGAACCTGCTTGCCCAAATCCTTAACATCGATATCTTGAGCCTTCTTTTTGCCGAATAATTCTGTCAGATATCCCTTGCTGAGGAGTATCCCGACTTCTCTCCTGAAAGCAAAACATTCTTTAGTAGTATGCCCAAAATCTTCATGATAGGCACACCATCTTGACTTGTCTTTGTTTGCGTCACTCTTAGGATTCTTGGGAGGCCATCTAACTTTGTCCCCAAGATTCTTCATTGCTGCTACAATTCCTGCAACATCAACAGGGAAACAATAATTAGAAAAGTCATGATATTGATAACTTCCGGATCTTTCAAGCGTATTTTGTTGCACAACTCTTGTATATGGCTTGTTTCTTGGTCGGAATACAGGAGTTTCTGTTTTTTTGTTTGGACGATCATATGTTGATGGCGTCTCCATCCTTTTCCTCAGCATTTCGTCTTCTTCCAACCTGATGAATCTCAAAGCACAATTTCTCGCTTCGTCGAGTGACCTGGAAGGTGTCATAACAAGATCCTGATAATATAAAGAGTCTTTGCTTAATCCCATCTTCAGGGCTTGAACTGCAGTATTTATGTCTAATTTTGGAATCTGCAGAGATTCTCTCGTAAACCTGTTAAGAAATTCTTTCAAAGATTCGTTATTCCTTTGAGTGACTTGATAAAGATCACTCGTTATCTTTTCAAAAAGTCTACTACaagaaaattgtaaattaaattgattaactAAATGTGCAAAAGAAGTAATGGATCCGTTTGGTAAATTTAATAACCATTTCAGGGCTGCTCCTGATAATGTAGCCCCAAAGCCTTTTGCATAGGCATGCTTCCCTCAGATCCATCGGAATCGGAACTGTCTCCATTCTTTCCAGATATTGGGCCACATGCTCTTCTGGTCAGTGGTTCCATCATATGTTTTCATATGAGGCGCTGAGAATTTCTTCGGAATTTCCACGTTAGCAATAGCCGTTATAAACCTGGAAATTCTGTACATCTGCGGATCGGCTGACAGTATCCCGGAGCTGTCAAAATCAGTTCCTAAATTTTCTGCAACTCCCTCGCTAAATACACATTCGCCACATTGTCCTGCATACCGTTAGCATTATTCTCATAACTATGAGAAGAATTATTCAAACCTGGATTTATCGTAGAAGACGGGGGAGTttgttcattattattattgttgatattattatttgaattatttCCGACGTAAAAGAAGGAAGCAGATCCAGCTTTTGCAGGAGGAGTGGAAAATAAATGACCCAATGATTGAGACACCGACGCTCCTTGAGTATTGGTCCCTCCAAAGTTAACACTCCTATTAATTGCGGGTGAATTCTCTGGAGCCTCTAGGTCGTGAATTCTGACTTCTTGACTTTTAGATCGTTGGCTGCCGCTTCCTATCATTCTAGATTCTAAAATATCGAATCTAGCAAGATTTTTTGATTGTGTCGTTGCTAATTGTTCCTGCAAACCTTTAATCATGGAAGCAACATCTGGGTTAGCATTAGTTTCGCCACGATTAGTTCTTACCTGTGATCCTGTAAATGGATCTACATAGGGTTCTGGTTCCTTAGCCATCGGGCCAAGGGGATCATGTCCAGCAGATGAACCATCAATAGCTTTTCCAGTGTTCctgttattattactttttggaGGTTTGATTAAATTTTTCAAAGTTGTAGATCCAGAAACAGCAGAAGAAGCATTTTGGGAGGTCGACATTCTTAGCAAATTGATTTGACAAAAATCCttgaaattaagattaagataatgCGATTATATTGTAAAAACACCTTTTTGCCCCACTgtgggcgccaaattgtttcggtcaaaaattacctaagataattttagaaaggattttagattaataatcaactgaagatttgtaagtgggtttggtgttcaaggatcttcaaataaaaaggaaagttttcttatcaaaaataaataaactaagagGTTATACTCAAAATGAGTTTGAGAAGATCTTTGAGatcgaaatactttgagtaaataagaaaacagttgaagataatgtaaaatagaataaaataacgTAAAAGCTTAATGAAAttgcaaataaaagtaaagacatcagaattttgttgacaaggaaaaacccttgatccagttaagtgatcttaggtaaaaaacccgggaggatgcaatcgacccttcctatgttcttttattattttcgttgattacaatacaatggATGAGTAAGTGATTTGATCGAAGTTATGAAAATAAAGCGGTGAGTAAGTGTGTGTGAATACAAGTGTGAGTACTGAATGCTAAGTGCCAAAATCAATCACTCGatatttataatgtaaaaaGCTAACTACCTATCCGAAATATCCGGGATCTTCCACGTCTTGTTTAATCAACGTGTTGAAGTTGAAAATAGACGTTGAGTCTTCTTTGACAcgtttattcttccattctgtTCCGATATTCAAGGGATTGCATATTGACTCTCTTGTGAAATCCGTTGCATAAGTGTTGATACATTTTTGACCGTTAGCCATTTCCTGAATATCCTGCATTTCAGTTGTAGAATGCAGGATCCTGCAAAACATCAAGATATTATCGTGTACGAAAATTATGTTAATGATATAATTGTTCAGGatcatagttatagaaaatctgaCCCTAAAcaaatgggatacacaatctgatgatacctcgaatcatgcctacatgatagaattatatgatgaggtagttgcaacaattgattatgctgtatactcaagtgaagaaagtgcatctgagatagttaagcagaatgtacgtaatgttgctaagactgtgagatctgagagtgaacccaTGACATCTGTGAAAGCACCTGAAGAAATGGAAGAGTCATCTATATCTGTTGATGATATTTCcaagaagagcattgaagatcaaatgaagaacttcgtgatacctgaaggtatgataattgaagactttgttgcatacatggcaaaTTGCAAGGCTgaagatcagaaggtatcttgttctttgctTTTTATtgttgacgtttgtaaaatggtgtcagatttgaaaaatgaggtgTTAAGACTTAAAGAAGAATTAACTAGTTTAACTACTAAAAATGTAATCCTTAAGAAAGAAAGTAATGTGTCTACAGAttccgatttacttctacaaggtcaccaacaaactgaattagattttaatccTGATGAAGTAATATACTATactttgaaagactgtgatacagttttctatgatagagaagtatctataactaggattgaacctaagtcaatgataaataaagtttggtgtgtggaaaataaagaagaatggttagctaaacaaattccatataaggatagacattctGCTCCTTTTAAACAAGcaagaac is drawn from Erigeron canadensis isolate Cc75 chromosome 9, C_canadensis_v1, whole genome shotgun sequence and contains these coding sequences:
- the LOC122583320 gene encoding uncharacterized protein LOC122583320 translates to MKSEKGEILFLYLSISSEAVSAVLVKEHEGKQHPVYYVSKSSLNVETRYSHLEKLILALIMASTKLRHYFETHPIHIKTNYPIKSVLRKPELSGRLAKWSVKLSAFNITYEPRTTIKSQALADFVADFTNDLQPEADLEVKLLTEKCEKWILHTDGAANVRGIGLGIILKSPQGDMLPQSISCEFTATNNETEYEALIAGLELAKNMGIKCLQVYVDSLLLANNFNGSYTVRGEKLIAYLEIVKTLAKHFDSFSIEQVPRQENIDADALAYLGSSLNIPPDTKIPMIKIMNPAIETIQIKAVDEQVSEGSSSGDNSESWIEPIMKYLLEGIIPEQENHRAFKVKVSYFSIIQNRLYRKSLAGTYLRCLEKEEAQEVMREIHDGKCGNHSGARALRAKIVRTGYYWPTMNRDTKDYVKKCNGCQRHGNLYHQPAEPMYPIVSSWPFMKWGMDIVGPMPKAPCGRRFMLAMTDYFSKWIEAEAFAQVEETEVISFIKRNILTRFGVPAKIICDNGSQFIGRRTTGFCESYGIKMITSTPVHLQANGQAESSNKIIVKRTG